From the Hevea brasiliensis isolate MT/VB/25A 57/8 chromosome 13, ASM3005281v1, whole genome shotgun sequence genome, the window ACTTGAAGTATAAACTCTAACTAATTTCATCTGTATTATGTATCATAAGTTGAATGAAGCTAACTAATTAATACAATTATTTATGCAGGATGCGAGGCAACGGTCGCAGGGGAGGTTTGTTGGGTCATTCACCAAGGCAAGCTACATGCGAGATGAGCCCAATGATCAActagaccaatctacagtggtCAGCCTCAGTTCCTTCACGATCCATCGGGAGGTCGGCACCAGATCCAGAGGGGTCTACTGCTTCAACACAGCATCGAGctacacctccacctccaccgccACCACCTATTACCCCATCTTCTGAGCCTACAATTGGATCAACCTCTGGTCATGAAGGTCATTCAGTTGGGGCAGCACCAATATCATCGATGGATGGCCTATCACTCACTacatttggaagaaagaaaagaataaagctcattaatggcacgtaagtatttaaaattaattaactttatcTATGATTTGGTATTACATATCATTGGGAATTGAAGTACTgtgtttctacatttacataaaaTCAATATATTTGCTGTCTTTCTTTTGTACAGGTTACATCCATCTGAGGAATGTGCTAAGAAGATGAAGAATATCTTCAAGGAGAATATGGACCCAGAGGGGCACTGTTGGAAAACTATCACGCCTGAAACAAAAGAGTTTTACTGGGATGAATTtcaagtaataaaataaatatttaaatattagctaTCAGATAACTAATTTGCATAGTTTATGAAACCTCAAAAAAGAATGTTATGAACAAATATCATTTAAGTgatgagaatttgtgaattaatgtAAAAGAACACAATTGAAGTATATTAATGCTTAAATGATCTATATGTACAGCTTGTGTgatattgaaaatatatattgttgtgagttgttgtagttggggtggatgttatttattgttgagaatatataaagtgtttttaacaggtgcaaTTAATACCTAATAACTAGGTTGGATTGTCCAaaattaaggggaaatgctgtcaatttttttctaaaatattatcatactaatacaactgtcttaatttttatttattttataccaGAAATAATTTGATTGGCAAGAGGTGACTCCACTAGTAAAGGAAGCTTGGAGGCGTAAGGTCACAGAGCGCTATAAGGCCCTAATGTGCAATGTCGGAAAGGAAAATCCAAGGTCATCGTGCCTAATAGTACAATGCAAAAATGGAAAGAGGCATGGAGTAGCCTGAGTTTAAAGCCAAGAGCCATCAATTCACCGCTAACTTGTAGTGAGATAGGGGAGTTAGGGCAGCATCTCTAGACACACAGGGGTTGATTTCACATGCTACTCACGCAGATAGAATGGTAATGATTTCATATTTACTATAGGATGGTAATGATTTCATATTTACTAGTTTTGTTATTGTCTGTCTACATATTAGTAGCAAATAATCGAACATTATTATACACATCACTAAAATCATTATATCTTTTCAGGAAGCCCAGCTTGGCTGAAGACCTTTTCCTTATGAACTTTTCCATAAGACCCACACTAGGAAAGGCACCTCCGATATGGTTGATTCACGAGCGCAATCAATTAAGGTAAGTGAACAAGTATTTTATGTCTTTCAATTATATGAAAAAAATGAATAAGTGAGTTTGTTTATTCAATtgccaagaaaaataaatttaaaatatgtgtATTGACTTATGCAGGATGCATTTTTGGCTCTTAAGGAGCAGTCGTCTCAACCACAAGAGGGGTGCAGTGACCCTCCTATTGTAGATGAGGTCGCACTATATTATCAAGTTGTGGGGGGGGAGAAGAAGAACAGGGTTTATGGCATTGGATCTCAAGCATCAATTTTTTACCCTAGCTCATCACATGGATCATCTTCTACTGCATCCTATTGTGCTCAGTCAGAGGCAATGGAGGAAGAGATTCAACAATTGCATCAGACTATTGCAACGCTCAAGGATAGTTTGGttgcaatggaggagagagatCGACAACGCGAGTTGATGCTAGAGGAGAGATATAGACAACGTGAGCAGACACTGGATGAGCGCATGCAACAAATGATGCAAAACATGATGGCACAAATGATGCGAGTGCAGCTGACCCCAACTCCACATGCGACTCATCAAGATGATGGTAGAGAGGCCGATAGTGTTGATGAGTGATTATCTTGTTGATGACAAGTAGCTTGTTtttgttattatgatattttatttttccatacaaGATATTATTGTCATAACCCTTAATtgtcatatttatatataatattggtgatatttgatatttgatagcctgatattataaatattatgatattgagcatttaaaattaatattatattatatgcttcaatacaggaaataatatattaaataaaaaaataaaaattttctactaGTAATTTGAAACGGATTAAAAACGAATTTTTTCGTTTCTAATCCAATAACACAAGGATCGGTTTcagaatttagaaaccgatttgaaacgGAATTTCTGTTTCAAAAAAATTGAAACCGAAATATCAGTTTTTAAATTAAAACGGAATTTGAAACAGAATATATGTGGTTTCTAAATTTGAAACGGAATAGTAGTTTGAAAATAGATTCAGAATTTGAAACGGACGCCATTTTCCGtttcaaatttatttagaaacttgcggatttaaaactgaatatttcagtttcaaatcggtttctaaatgtatttagaaaccgattttcactgatttgaaaccgaatattcggtttcaaatctcCTTTTTTCTTGTAGTGAAATATTTTTCAACTAACATATAAAACTGAACGAAGATAGACAATACATTAGATTTATGCTTGAGAAAATAAATCTAAGTATAGTGACTGAAATGAttataaaaaagaacataatagagAAAACAATCAATGGACGGAACTGACGACAGTCCCCACACATTTGAACAAATTAATTCTAGCGGTTGAGAAACAAGAGTTGTAGCATTAGAAAATGATAATTTATGCATTTTACTAATGTTACAAACAGAACAATGATAGTTATTGTTTTTATTCTAACAAGACAAATGATTCAAAGCTAAAACATTAGAAACTGTGCGATAATATATGTGGCCCAATCGCGCACGCCAGATGTTGAATTCGACAGAATAAGCTTGTGGAGATACAGGCGAAGAAATTTGTAGAGGTAGACAATACAGGCCATCTTTACTCCTGCCGCGATAGAGAATTTAACTCGTGCGGGACGGAAACATGATTGTTAGAACACAAAGAATGAACAGATAACAAATTTTTATGAATGTCAGGAGCAAAAAGAATATTGTCCAATTGCAAAGAAACATCATTAACAAGTGCGCGAGAATGACCAGAGGTAGTTACTGGAATATTTTTACTATTGCCAATTGTAAGTGTGTCAGTGCCTTGCAAATTGGTGGGATGAGTAATTTTTTCATTGGCTGAGGTCACATGGTAATTTGCTCCACTGTCCATGGTCCACAATTGAGGGTTGGATGCAGCATAATAGGTTTGAGGGCCACGGTTCTGTTGTTGACGAGTTTGAGAGTTGGAAAACTGATTTCGTGGACTGGGACATTGACGGGCCAAATGTCCTTGACCCTTGCAATTGTGACAGATGagtggtccattggtagaagaaCTCCTATTGTTGAAGCGTGCTTTCCCACGTGGTTGGGAATTGCTGGTGACAGCAGATGCATGAGCAAACTGTGCTGTTGGTGGCATGTAATTAACCACCGACTCTGAATAAGTCTTCAGCTGGGTTTCTTCGCTCAATAAGAGAGCGTACAATTCATCAAAGGTGCATGATTGAGGTATTTCGAGCTTCAATAGCTCCGGCAAACGGTCTGTACTCAGTTCCAAGACCATCAAGGATATCGGTGACTAGGGTATCCTCAGACACAAGCTCATTAAGGACAGTCAGTTGGTCAAAAATTGTTTTGGCCCTTCTCATATACAAATCCACTGAATCAGCATCTTTCTTAAGATGCTTCATCTGCTTTCGTAGCTGAATAATCTGGGTTCTAGCACCAGTTGAAAAAATAGTTTCTAATTTATTCCATGCTTGCTTCGCAGTGGAGGATCCAACAACCTGAGGCAgcagctgttcagaaattgagGAAAACAGCCATGATAGCACGAGTTGGTCTTGACAATACCAACGTTGATACTCGGGGTTGGGTTGTCCATCAGCCAAAGTTTTGCTTGGCAGCAAGATTGTACCCATTGAGGAGAGGAAGAATCTGTCCTTTCCAGAGGAGATAATTTGAAGATGTGAGCTTCACCGAAGAAGTTGAGAAACATTCGGgattgatgaagaagaagaaacaaaacaAGGGCTGAAGTGGAGTCTGCCATGGATGGCTaataatggctctgataccatttaaGTTATGAACTGAACTTATATTATTGTATTGCATTCTTAGATCTAAACATCAATGCCAATTTTAAGGTGAGTAAAACATTCCCAATTTCTGATGCAGGAGTTAAAGAAAATGGTTAATCTcgttttctttcactttctttcttttttctattttatGAAGTCAGCTGTGATAACTAGTTGAGTCAGTTTCTCGTGTGTAGCAAGTAGTCTTTATTATACACTATGACAATCAGCATATATATCAAGAGTAGCGACGTCACAAGATAAAAACGAAGAACCTGTCTATTGCAAAATGAAAATGAGTCCCAAAATTGCTTACAACGGGAGGACACCGGGTGCACACGGGTGGTGTCTACAGAGCTGTGGTGCTTACAAATTACAGCGTTTTTTAGAGAACAAAATAGACACTTGTTATGGTTCACAAAAAATACTACAAGGATCCTTGTCAAAGGACCACAAATATTAGATTAGATGGATAGATCCCATGGGATTCGAAGTGAACACCACTAAAATTaccaaatatatatatttttctaccAAAATAGGCTTTGAATAATTCTTTTCTCATAAAAGTTATTgtcttttgaggtggagttaatTCCAATATATTGGGTCAGTTGCACATATCCAGTTCTACAAATTTCATGCCAGCCCTACTCACATCTACTACCTAAGTTGATAAAATGCTTTTTATGACTTAAACAATTCTCCTCCATAAGATTTCTTTAAAGGTGGAGTTAAGCCCAATCTTCCAAATCACTATCAAAATTAAGAAGTGGAGCTATGTGAGACAACACAAGGCAATCCAAGTGAAGAACAAGGCAATTAAGGCATGGGGGTGATGGAGGAGATAAGGAGACATGTGCGGGTGATAAAGGAGAAGCTGTCTGCTGCTGCCATCCCTGCCGATGCCTTGGAGACTGCACATCACTTCTTAGAAACCGTGGTTAAAGATGTCACTTTTGCTGCTCATGGTCTCACCAAAGATGCCTTGAACCGCATTAAGACTCGTCTTGTTGATATTCTGCCATCACTCTTTCCAGCCATAACTAGAAAGGTTCCTCActgatctctctcattttaattactTCTCTATGCTGTtaaattttatgataaaaatttTATCTATATAAGCTTTAACTCAGTACATCAGTTAGAATCATATCTAAAGCTATACAATCTTAAATTTAAATCTTAGTTAgagttatattaaaaaaaattgacagatttttctttttcctcttaattaatttatagccATTATTATCTGATAAGcatttttcttcttcctcttcttccgcattacacatttatgaggataacccaaaattattcaaaatggagaaagagaatccatatagctgaccccaaatttttaggataaatgcttaattgagttgaattgTATTATCCGGTAAGCATTAACCTAATATTAATGatgaaaagttaaagaaaatTATTAATGAGCTTTAACTCCTGGTTGGAGCcaatagtaaaataaaaaaaataaaagaaattttattttttaagttcaAATAACAATAATCAAGATGTTTTATAAACTATAtacatttattttaaataattaagaataaattaataaagaaggtccataaattataattaatatttattataatattttttcagTTGTCGATTAGgacattaatatttaaatttaatttataatttgaggattaAAGACTTAAAGTATCATAGAAAAACTAAATTTGAGGTTTAAGAGTTTAGTTGTGTGtagatatattttttaattatttttgttttaaaataataagttataataaattgtaattaaaaattttgactcTATGAGAATAAATGAATGGAGATAAATTTTTATACCataaaaattagatttttttttcttaatatttaatGTATTTTCATAATTGATGGAAAAACTAATTTTAAATATTGACTAATTAGTTAAAATTATTATTctaaattttgagagaaatttttagagataaattaaaaaattagtcactaaaattaaaatttttaataatttaaataattataaaatttataaaacctcatatataatatttattttttaaagaaaaaggaaaagtaatatttaaaaaaaatgggTACGTGGGTCTATCCCTGCACAcaacattaataataaaaatatagaattaagcaaataaattaataaagtttaatagatataaataattaaaaatttaattatatatataagtaattaataaaaaaatattatatataatttttattataaaattcttttttactattcactctaatttataattttttctcaCTTTTATTAacctttatataataataataataataataataataataataataataataaattttaaggtagacataattttaaaaatatatcatgTGATATTTATTGTGCTATCactattgataaaatttttattttatcaaacTGATATCTTAAAATTTTATGCTAGCGTACTATTATTATCCATattgtaacaaaaaaaaaataaattaaattaaacattaaatttaaaatttttccaggAATGAATCTGGATAATATGTCTATCCAGATTCATTgccagaaattaaaaaaaaaaaaagccaaaatcagcagcgcccccccccccccctttaaaCTCTCCCTCCTGTTACTCTCCCTCCCCCTTCCTTTTTCTTCCGGCCGGCAAGCCTCCAGCCACCATGGTCGGCCGACGAGGCATCCCCCCACCCTGGGCGACGTCGGCAAGCTGCCAGCTGGCCGGAGCAGCACCAGCAGCAGCGCAAATGGAGGAGTTTTCCTTCTCAACATGCGCACAGTGGGCAGCAACTTCCCgacgcgattccggcttcatccgacgtccgatctaggtgattcaggtggcgttggaaagcttgttccgagagatttcttttgatacccattttgcagcaaatggaggtcggatgagtgagatatggaggagagaagtttcggattGTTTAAGCTTTTgggtcagatctaggacgattcGACCGTTGGATTGACGATCCGAGAACACTAATGGACTGagggagaggagaggaacatgataGTATGAttagatccggcaaatgtcgctgGTGACCGGCGGCCGGCCACTGTGCGCGGTGGTTCCAACGGTGGCTCCAGTAAgctttggagatgattcaacttccagaggcttcctcatacatttttggaatttttgagacacaaacaagcttcgggtaagattatttttattatttctctgtctgtggagcataaatgcagtgtttcttaaatagtaaaaattggagaaaaattctaagaaaaatatatgatgaaagtaaaattatttggagatattctattgtgtttgttgaatttctaagtgattgtagaatatttttgaaaaatatatatggattttagttagatttttagcatatgggcatataagattatttgaaattatgatatttaaattttatatgattagttgaaacttgaggatggaggtttaatgTCGACACGATATTTTGGccaatccccgaaatcaataaactttgaaaccgatcccctgtatttagtctccctttgccagccaatcacatttccgatctctcctcaaaaggaatcgaatcaatactaagtctaaAGCCTCaccaattgtcaagtctcctaaccagtcaatcacatttccgatctctcctcaaaaggaatcgaatcaatactaagtccctatatcatttaaagcctcaccgatctctcaaactaattgttaagtctcctgactagtcaattacattttcgatctctcttgtcaaacgaaattgaaccaacactagacctttatgtcaccagtcttattgtcgatctcccttttaaaagtttgagaataatcgtctgataaagttaaggttccaatatggtttaatgatgattctgatcttaagtgttcaaattaaatttccaattttaatcaagtcccgtttagcatttgttctcagccgatctcatgcttatagtgtttttcgacctcttacacttagattaataatcacttttagttgttgtgatatgttcagacaatcaagtgcttatgcaattcagatactttcctatcccatccattcattgaacaaaaagggaatttcatttcatttcaaattaaaatttatataagtcattcggctggaggatcacccccagcctgttctacattttgttcgcttccCCTCTCACCTTcaacctcctcctcactatcttcaccttcgtcctggggagccagatccaccatccaagagaagtcctcctcgggatatcgcttcctgaactcggccaagagatccccatgagcgttcacataagcaccggcctccctcgtcactgcctcttcttcttttgctttaagctcctcaatgaggcgagcgacttcagcagctcggagcgctcgaatctcttcaagaacatgagcctgctcggccagcttatcctcgtaaaatttcatccgcccctcaatttcagatatgtagttttgggcggatgaaagttgagattgGAGGGAAGCAGCATCCTAACCCACCTTCTCGAcatcctgcctcaagcggtgagctttctcccggataatatgttagttcaccagactctccacgctcaggctcatggTTTGCATTAGGATATCGTCGAGGCTGTTCgaggttagcctatcccgatcctcccgaaggcagatggaggactccaagaccttagcaaaacccgggttctcttgaaccatgcggttcttctccagcgagtggatcaagatctgggcgccgcgggaaagggtcctcacaggtggttgggaaggacccccttccgcactcgaagcaactggagggggtggtggtggcggctcttcttgacgaggaggagaccgaaccacttctatgtcggggatcggctgtcccgagggttgagacgagcctccttgcatttccccaggatcatgcctgggcgtctgaagCAGCTCGGCCTGCTTTatctcccgcactttctgggagacctttctttttcgcttccggctctctttagaagcctcgccgctcgccatacctgcacaaagaaaaggtcagtgagatcgctaaggcccaaagatcagagatgtagaaagtaccgaagccgaggtcagagagttgaagcccgcgttcttggccGATGactagctgcatagtccaatgatgtagttcggctgtcactgcatctaaaTAAGAGAATTTCtgtctggccgcctgatctttcagttccatcaccattaggccctctTCTCTATTCAAGGTGATACGCTTCGGAATTAACGGGccctggtgtagccagctacgggggaaacccttaaagccgttcggaattttgctcctcagaataaagaagcgattcttccaattcttcagggaggagggcagatcggtaaagagcccgcaatgtagcttcgcctgaaagaaccagtactcatcgtcctttcggcgagtcagcctatgtagctcggcgaataccttcaccattggactgagtcctttggcttggcaaaggcctctgaaggccaccaggatccgccatgagttcgggtgaacttgggctatgcacacttggtaaaattttaaaacttccttgaagaagtcgtcgagagggaaccgcagcccgactTTTAGTTGcttttcgtataccatgatcatatcattctcttcaaagaagtgatcggctcgaagatcgccgtgacacttaatgagttcgtatgaatcaggctgaatgttatactcttggctaaaCGACTGTAGGTCAGTTTCCTGaaggatcgatggcagctcgtccatgggaaggttttctctccctgaagaatgtgtttgcctcgaggatGCTGCTTGACCGCGGGCTGGAATGGAGGTCCTAGGGGGATCAGATCCCCCGCTTGTTccgactacctctacctcatctgacgaccacgagacctaaatggaaagggggcttgccgctctctgaccctcggcaccactcattttcaaagaaaagaagaaatttaaaataaaagaaagatcaaaacccttaccggagtgtgatcggtgtcggaagaacttgaaaaaatgaaaggattttggaatcgctcgcgaaaggctgaaaatgacataaaggaacaactggcagactcatcccctatttatactagtctgagcatttaatgctcactgtCTCCCAAGAGGCGCATCGGTTAGctggattcgccagctttttctgacacgtctcacgaatatttcaGAAATCCCAttataaggagagatcggctagttagagataggtgaattaaggcgaatgtttggaagTGCAGATCGGTCAAgggctgttcagttaggaactggatcggataaacacatcagagatcggaaaataatcaatgcaaatgatagttgtcaaaataaaactttatttccgaaaggtcagattacatcatttggccgatctctagagaatggattacattaaaagtcggattacatcatttgggcgatctctagagatcggattacattaaaggtctgattacatcataggggcgatctttagagatcggtggaatatcctatctaataaaggcctatgtcaaagcctagtctcgtggctgaatcaaaagatttgtCCGGCCATAGATAGCGGATAgacgtacagctcagatggggtgattatgactctcatgaggatggagagtcatctctACTGTCatagaccagaaccgagctgtagtcgggacgcccaatgtggtgaggagccaaatgaacttcaagaggcagtcaccgatgttaaggggaatattagcagtcttctcgcccgaaatcagttcgccgaccATATCGGTCAAACGATTCGAGATCAACACGattgaggtcctcgatccaggtcgacaaattagtccggttctctcactgtcatcaaatgaggttgtCATAATTCCCCGATCaccaggatcataaattttcagtcggggaataaagaggacaatcgaaaaaagatcaaaagcaactatcatggccgggattattgccggagtggttagaacaggaaatgtgagaagaaagaggagaaaatcaaatgcgaagggctttcccgttgaaggtatatatatagggaaagtctgagcatttattgcgagcagaaaatgaagcggatgccttgagaatcgaaggaataaatgctttgactgaatcgaaccggataaaggagaagaccgaagtaggagaggtcggaagaggagagcccgacatgagagatcggaaaaggatcgtgttagaaagatcggaagggaggggaggtcgaaaaataaagagaataagacaacttcagctaactgtcgtcataatcagagccaaggtagttaaagcgtcgcagacgaaatctccaccgcacgcctcagaatcgcccacattgctgacaggtgccagagtatgtcatgatagTACTgtgcatcccaatctccaccgttga encodes:
- the LOC110665729 gene encoding uncharacterized protein LOC110665729 isoform X3 produces the protein MGVMEEIRRHVRVIKEKLSAAAIPADALETAHHFLETVVKDVTFAAHGLTKDALNRIKTRLVDILPSLFPAITRKVIDVSYSPPSSSHNSSRCTAIGEDIFQNNLFLSS
- the LOC110665729 gene encoding uncharacterized protein LOC110665729 isoform X4, which produces MGVMEEIRRHVRVIKEKLSAAAIPADALETAHHFLETVVKDVTFAAHGLTKDALNRIKTRLVDILPSLFPAITRKVIDVSYSPPSSSHNSSRCTCWIWTGRVDTA
- the LOC110665729 gene encoding uncharacterized protein LOC110665729 isoform X1, which gives rise to MGVMEEIRRHVRVIKEKLSAAAIPADALETAHHFLETVVKDVTFAAHGLTKDALNRIKTRLVDILPSLFPAITRKVIDVSYSPPSSSHNSSRCTMVDDAAKEVNGEKECEEKEEEEERGNHSSKTSPNKAPYVSPTSTLFASPKPFSRL
- the LOC110665729 gene encoding uncharacterized protein LOC110665729 isoform X2; amino-acid sequence: MGVMEEIRRHVRVIKEKLSAAAIPADALETAHHFLETVVKDVTFAAHGLTKDALNRIKTRLVDILPSLFPAITRKMVDDAAKEVNGEKECEEKEEEEERGNHSSKTSPNKAPYVSPTSTLFASPKPFSRL